The following proteins are encoded in a genomic region of Magallana gigas chromosome 1, xbMagGiga1.1, whole genome shotgun sequence:
- the LOC136269689 gene encoding uncharacterized protein isoform X2: MIQTAHIMDTASSQYTTASSQYTTASSPYKVHQCSKCPGDTAYHCVSCPCDLCPQCKENHVKDLQTIDHDVVSHRDKINYIPTQEICVRHPSHVYTKYCEPCQVPACNNCQTHRKHTQIDVKTGYKTKRQQHRGTIHTIRSEALFYRPVLLTGIKADVKTCHTEFSPLQSEMLTKAPKLKNLIDKVVYDLLNNVLCYFDFKHRCKKQKIKMIRHIVRLRRYEHRYVQPAFTFSALQFLSFTKTALRKNIKTALPQIHLTLHTSQLSMTESLNKEDVMESLSAIQITERGNRRVGNQCLLKLTSGAELHQSLTVTGVGRCYHISCVTSDRVWVSDWNNLMLTDTTGVPLHRVEDSCSGLGLHTVNSESELIYIDRNFNINKLSKDMKTATTFIERTDYTWRPRCVYWSPSTGDLLVGMYNDDTETGKVTRYNQSGQHAQTIQYHNTGRRLYREPIYITENNNGDVVVSDYMSGVVVVTERGGRHRFSYTGHPSGSGLFPCGICTDALSHILVCDVITNTVQMINKDGQFLSHLLTDSQEMGIPLSLSYDVNTHRLWVGSWDNNKVCVYRYITRQDALTDEHRPRPDEDVMSSSTPAV; this comes from the exons ATGATCCAGACCGCCCACATCATGGACACAGCAAGCTCCCAATACACCACAGCAAGCTCCCAATACACCACAGCAAGCTCCCCGTACAAAGTACATCAATGTTCTAAGTGTCCGGGGGACACAGCGTACCattgtgtatcgtgtccatgtgatctgtgtccccagtgtaaagagaaccatgtaaaagatctccaaacaatagaccatgatgttgtgtcacaccgtgataaaatcaactacatcccaacacaagagatctgtgtgagacatccTAGCCATGTTTATACAAAGTACTGTGAACCCTGTCAAGTTCCTGCCTGTAATAATTGCCAAACACATAGAAAACACACTCAGATAGATGTTAAAACAGGTTATAAAACAAagcgacaacaacacagaggaaccattcacaccatcaggagtgaggctctcttttacagacctgttctcctgACAGGAATCAAAGCTGATGTCAAAACCTGTCATACAGAATTCTCCCCCCttcaatcagagatgttaacaaaggcccCGAAACTGAAGAATCTCATTGACAAAGTGGTATATGATCTATTGAACAATGTGTTATgttactttgatttcaaacacagatgtaaaaaacaaaagataaaaatgatcaGACATATTGTCAGACTAAGGAGATATGAACACAGATATGTACAGCCAGCATTCACATTCAGTGCGCTACAATTCCTCTCATTCACAAAGACAGCCCTCCGTAAAAACATAAAGACAGCCCTCCCCCAGATACATCttacactccacaccagccagctctccatgaccgagtcactcaacaaggaggatgtgatggagtcactgagtgcaatccaaatcacagagagaggaaaccgacgcgtaggaaaccagtgtctgctgaaactgacgtctggtgctgagctccatcaatctctcacagtgacaggtgttggtcgttgttatcacatttcctgtgtgacatcagaccgggtctgggtcagtgattggaacaatctcatgttgacagacacaacaggtgtccctctgcatcgtgtggaggattcatgTAGTGGTTtaggattacacacagtgaacagtgagagtgaactgatttatatagataggaattttaacatcaacaaactgtcaaaggatatgaaaacagccaccacatttatagagagaacagactATACATGGAGACcacggtgtgtgtactggtccccgtccactggggatctactggtcgggatgtataACGATGATACAgagacaggcaaggtaacccggtacaaccagagtggacaacaCGCACAAACCATACAGTACCACAACACAGGACGGCGACTGTATAGAGAACCtatctatataacagagaacaacaatggggatgtcgtggtgtctgactatATGTCTGGTgttgtagtggtgacagagcgtggaggaagacatcgtttctcctacacaggacatccatcaggatcaggactaTTCCCatgtggaatctgtactgacgcgctgtcacacatcctggtgtgtgatgttATAACCAACACAGTACAGATGATAAataaggacggtcagttcctgtcacatctactgacagATTCACAAGAGATGGGTATACCATtgagcctgagttatgatgtcaacactcaccgtctctgggtcggatcatgggacaacaacaaggtgtgtgtctacaggtatatcaccagacaggacgctctgacag atgaacacagacCCCGTCCTGATGAGGACGTCATGTCCAGCTCAACACCAGCCGTATAA
- the LOC136269689 gene encoding uncharacterized protein isoform X1 — MIQTAHIMDTASSQYTTASSQYTTASSPYKVHQCSKCPGDTAYHCVSCPCDLCPQCKENHVKDLQTIDHDVVSHRDKINYIPTQEICVRHPSHVYTKYCEPCQVPACNNCQTHRKHTQIDVKTGYKTKRQQHRGTIHTIRSEALFYRPVLLTGIKADVKTCHTEFSPLQSEMLTKAPKLKNLIDKVVYDLLNNVLCYFDFKHRCKKQKIKMIRHIVRLRRYEHRYVQPAFTFSALQFLSFTKTALRKNIKTALPQIHLTLHTSQLSMTESLNKEDVMESLSAIQITERGNRRVGNQCLLKLTSGAELHQSLTVTGVGRCYHISCVTSDRVWVSDWNNLMLTDTTGVPLHRVEDSCSGLGLHTVNSESELIYIDRNFNINKLSKDMKTATTFIERTDYTWRPRCVYWSPSTGDLLVGMYNDDTETGKVTRYNQSGQHAQTIQYHNTGRRLYREPIYITENNNGDVVVSDYMSGVVVVTERGGRHRFSYTGHPSGSGLFPCGICTDALSHILVCDVITNTVQMINKDGQFLSHLLTDSQEMGIPLSLSYDVNTHRLWVGSWDNNKVCVYRYITRQDALTDEHRPRPDGDTRYTTHPHNPTHQLNEDEHRPRPDEDVMSSSTPAV; from the exons ATGATCCAGACCGCCCACATCATGGACACAGCAAGCTCCCAATACACCACAGCAAGCTCCCAATACACCACAGCAAGCTCCCCGTACAAAGTACATCAATGTTCTAAGTGTCCGGGGGACACAGCGTACCattgtgtatcgtgtccatgtgatctgtgtccccagtgtaaagagaaccatgtaaaagatctccaaacaatagaccatgatgttgtgtcacaccgtgataaaatcaactacatcccaacacaagagatctgtgtgagacatccTAGCCATGTTTATACAAAGTACTGTGAACCCTGTCAAGTTCCTGCCTGTAATAATTGCCAAACACATAGAAAACACACTCAGATAGATGTTAAAACAGGTTATAAAACAAagcgacaacaacacagaggaaccattcacaccatcaggagtgaggctctcttttacagacctgttctcctgACAGGAATCAAAGCTGATGTCAAAACCTGTCATACAGAATTCTCCCCCCttcaatcagagatgttaacaaaggcccCGAAACTGAAGAATCTCATTGACAAAGTGGTATATGATCTATTGAACAATGTGTTATgttactttgatttcaaacacagatgtaaaaaacaaaagataaaaatgatcaGACATATTGTCAGACTAAGGAGATATGAACACAGATATGTACAGCCAGCATTCACATTCAGTGCGCTACAATTCCTCTCATTCACAAAGACAGCCCTCCGTAAAAACATAAAGACAGCCCTCCCCCAGATACATCttacactccacaccagccagctctccatgaccgagtcactcaacaaggaggatgtgatggagtcactgagtgcaatccaaatcacagagagaggaaaccgacgcgtaggaaaccagtgtctgctgaaactgacgtctggtgctgagctccatcaatctctcacagtgacaggtgttggtcgttgttatcacatttcctgtgtgacatcagaccgggtctgggtcagtgattggaacaatctcatgttgacagacacaacaggtgtccctctgcatcgtgtggaggattcatgTAGTGGTTtaggattacacacagtgaacagtgagagtgaactgatttatatagataggaattttaacatcaacaaactgtcaaaggatatgaaaacagccaccacatttatagagagaacagactATACATGGAGACcacggtgtgtgtactggtccccgtccactggggatctactggtcgggatgtataACGATGATACAgagacaggcaaggtaacccggtacaaccagagtggacaacaCGCACAAACCATACAGTACCACAACACAGGACGGCGACTGTATAGAGAACCtatctatataacagagaacaacaatggggatgtcgtggtgtctgactatATGTCTGGTgttgtagtggtgacagagcgtggaggaagacatcgtttctcctacacaggacatccatcaggatcaggactaTTCCCatgtggaatctgtactgacgcgctgtcacacatcctggtgtgtgatgttATAACCAACACAGTACAGATGATAAataaggacggtcagttcctgtcacatctactgacagATTCACAAGAGATGGGTATACCATtgagcctgagttatgatgtcaacactcaccgtctctgggtcggatcatgggacaacaacaaggtgtgtgtctacaggtatatcaccagacaggacgctctgacag atgaacacagacCCCGTCCTGATGGAGACACCCGATACACGACACATCCTCACAACCCAACTCATCAACTTAACGAAG atgaacacagacCCCGTCCTGATGAGGACGTCATGTCCAGCTCAACACCAGCCGTATAA